The genomic DNA TTAAAGTTATAAAGTCATCTTAATAGGATGAATGAGATATATTTGTATGCCATATATGTTCTATATAATTGTTTTACTCAAGATATGCTAGATTGCAAGTTCTGTAAAACTACacatttagttttatttttgtgacCCGGGTTTAATCTCGGGGGTGTCTAACACGACCCCCACAGTCATGACCCTCTTTAATTATAGTGTTTGTAGTGTGAATCGAACCTGAAACCTTCATAATCTTGATATTATAATATGGACTATCTTGATTGCATTGCATTGTTCACATGAATGAGACaccactctttttcttcttttttttttctgctTTTCTATGCTTGAGTtaataatcatgttttgatatgctttcagttttatttaatttatgcacCAGTGTCATTGTATTCTTTGATCAGGATACTCAGAAGCAGCATCTATTTTCACTCTTGGTGTATCAGTGGGTCTTATATCTTCATTCTTAGTGAATAAGAATGagttaaataaattgaatggCCTGTTGAAGCAGACAGAAAACTTGGTCGAAGATCTACAAGAAGAACTTGAGTTGAAAGATTCATTAACAGTAAAAGAACTTGCAATTGAGGATCAAGATTCACAGGACATGCATGATAGTAATAATAGCGAACTACGTGAGCAGAAGAACGAGGAACATTTGGAAGCCATGTCCAAGATTGAAGCGGAACTTCAAGCTGAACTCGAGTGGTTAGAACTAAGCGTGGGTTATTCAAATCCACATGCAAAATCATCGGATTTGGACGAGGTATATACTTTAGTTTTTCCATCACTATTTGGAAATACTTTTTCTGTCAAACACATACTCAGAAATCTCATCTGGATTCAGACAGATCCAAAAACAGAAATGTTTCCCAATAGGTAGACCATTTTTTTGTTGCATAAAATCAGTTTAATGGAGTTCTTTTTTGCAGAACCAGGACTTGATACTGGGATTGGCAGAGGGCGAATTAAGGGCTGAAATGTTTGGCTGGAAATCAGGTAGCCAACCTTTCGCAGATCGAGATGGAAGTGGTGTCTCCACTCCTTACTCTGTAAATTATGCAGTCTCTCCACGAGAGCTGAGTTTGCGTTTGCACAAAGTTATAGAATCCAGACTAGAAGAACGCATTAGTGAGCTGGAAACAGCTCTAGAGCGCAGCGAGAGAAAACTTCAGTTGACTAAACCTCAACATGAGATTTCATCAGAAAGCGACGAGTTAAGGCCATTTTCGTGGTGCTTGGATTTTAGTAGCCCGGTTGtaaagaagaaggaagaagaagaaggaacgGAAAATGACGTTGAGCAAGCTAGTGTCATCAGTCTGTCCGAAGAAGAGGGGTATGCTGACATGAAGATGAAAAACGATACCGAATCATCATCCAGAAGTAAGAAAGCCATAGATGGATTGATGGAAGACAATATTTTGTGCAAtggagatgatgatgatggagaTGATTGGTTAAATTGGAACTTGGGTGATGAATCAGTAAATATTTGCTTTCCAGATGATGAGAATTTGCTGGAACTGgataatttgaatttggatgTTGTTgatagtgaagaagaagaagaagattatgaAGAGCTCTTGATAATAAAGCAGATTGTAGAGAAAACTAGGAAAGATTCTTCTGCTTTGTTGAGTG from Impatiens glandulifera chromosome 9, dImpGla2.1, whole genome shotgun sequence includes the following:
- the LOC124916535 gene encoding uncharacterized protein LOC124916535; its protein translation is MDSWVAIAAGAAGYISKRWQSPPREKRVSSDLTGQLQDKSIPVKRLNRGFRNPDENVVSSRDNWISDDSNLSEATIVSTPCDNKQVNDVNMYNDCDLHSILSLMPPYSKIIEINGDFDEYRASVDVLDQRSPRSSLQFIRPSSSIENCLTVAQFCKGHIGMENHFLYSPAQSSTVTVKPLRKSNSFGRKIGDVLQRLHKQKSPLGQETIFGLPPLSNVEVARNTEVKKVDKQLTNSMCACETGENRKNPDLLAGYSEAASIFTLGVSVGLISSFLVNKNELNKLNGLLKQTENLVEDLQEELELKDSLTVKELAIEDQDSQDMHDSNNSELREQKNEEHLEAMSKIEAELQAELEWLELSVGYSNPHAKSSDLDENQDLILGLAEGELRAEMFGWKSGSQPFADRDGSGVSTPYSVNYAVSPRELSLRLHKVIESRLEERISELETALERSERKLQLTKPQHEISSESDELRPFSWCLDFSSPVVKKKEEEEGTENDVEQASVISLSEEEGYADMKMKNDTESSSRSKKAIDGLMEDNILCNGDDDDGDDWLNWNLGDESVNICFPDDENLLELDNLNLDVVDSEEEEEDYEELLIIKQIVEKTRKDSSALLSAKKALFSMDQTQQWDY